Genomic segment of Ranitomeya imitator isolate aRanImi1 chromosome 6, aRanImi1.pri, whole genome shotgun sequence:
GTGGAGCCGCAGTTTCCGTAACTCTAGCCCGGATGTGGTTGATATCTGCAGATAGTGTGAGCTGCGAGCACGATCCTGAGCTTACAGGAGAGTCCCCGGGGGCCTGTATACCTCCGGGTGCTCACACCTTGTAAGATAATCATCATCCCTCTCCTGGCTGCCGTCCAGCACCTACGAGGGAGAGGCCTCGTACTGAAGGGACCCGCCGCGCTCTGTGCACAGCCTACGATGGTGGGAATGCTGCAGACAGCCTACGATGGTGGGAATGCTGCAGACAGCCTGCACCACGCTGTTATCGGGCACAGATCTGCCCCTCTGGGCTCCTGGAATCTGCCACGAGACCGGTGCCTGGTGTGTGTAGATCACATGTGGGTGTACGGAGCCGGCTCAGGTCGTGTCACACAGGTGGCGCCTGCCACTGACGGCTCCGATCGCTGCTGCTTAACCATTTAATTGCCAATCTATGACCTCTGCATTTTCATTGTTATGGCGCTCATCAGCCTCCCCTTGCTGGGTTTGCCATGTCCCGTTTATGGCATTACTGGGTTTGCCATGTCCCGTTTATGCCATTACTGGGTTTGCCATGTCCCGTCACTGCCATCTCGGTGCTCCTATAAAATCCACCCCATGGCTCGCCACATGGATTTGTCATTTTACTATATACTGTAGTATTTCAGGTCCAAGTAACCTATGAAGACTAAATGGAGTAAAAGAAACAAAGTTTTAGAAGTTATAGGGAATAAAaattctcagaaaatggtgacgcacaaaaataatttttaaccaCTAAATTGCCCTGACGTGAAGAATTGTCCTCAGGTCGTATTTACTGCACAGTAATAACTGAGGGGTCCTCAGCCTTTGTATAGAATTTAAACACCCGCTTCCATTTTTGTACAGGAAGGGGTTAACTTGATATTCCTGCTCCTCATCCTGTACTGTCCCTGCTGTTGGGTCATGTGCGGCCTCACACCACAAAACTACATTTCCCATCATGCCTTCTGCAGAGCTGTGAGCTGATTGGTTGCTTTCCAGGAAGCCTCTTTCCCCGGAGAGAGGTCATTGCTGGATGTTGCAGACATGTGTGGGACATGCTCAGCAATGGCTGCCGGCTGCGGCTCGCCCTCGGGCCCTGCTGCACGCTGCCGCCTGGATGGAGGCTCCTGACTGTGACTACGCTGCCGGTGCGGAGCAGAAAGCCGGCGGTCAGACCCTGGTGAGGATGTGCTCCGTGTCTGAGCACGGTCTGTGCTCAATTCTGCAACTTTTCACTACTTAATAATCAGTGAGAAGTGAAAACTAAGACCCTGCTTTGTTCCTGGGAGAAAAGATCTCTTTATTttcattcagcaaccaaacctcgtccTTTACCAGCAGCTGATGGACTTGTTACAGTTCAGAAGCAGCAGGAATTTCTCTCCAGGgttcactgatacattgtaacaacctaGCAGCAACAAGCAGCGTGTGCACCCCAATATCGAGACCCATTTACACAAACCGATCTCCTTCTTTATGACTGATGTGTAACTCTTGTGTCCTAGGTGGGAGGAGAAGAATTATGAGGACGGCGTGAAATGGAAGTTTCTGGAGCATCGAGGACCCTACTTCGCTCCGGGGTACGAGCCGCTGCCAGACGACGTGCGCTTTCTGTACGATGGTAAGCGGAGCCCACACTTGCGGGGGGTCGTCTCCGGAGACTGCTTACCTGCACCCCTCCAGCAGGCATTTGTACGGgaggcattaaaggggttgtcgccTTCCAGAAAACTTTTATAGACTTTAGTAGCTTTAAGGAAAAAAAGATTTCTTGCCCTCCCCAGTTTCAGCGCCGACTGTTGCATTTTTGTTCATCTGCAGCGCTGGTGTCACGtctacagcactgcagccaatctctgAGGATAGGGACACGTGACATCTACATGAGCACAGCGATTGGCTGCAGAGCCGTCAACATGACACTGCAGACAACAGCAGtggagactcagcactggacctgAGGAAGGTGAGTAAATCTTTTTTTCTAGCCCTTATCGCATTACATTAGAGGCctatttttttctctctacaccAGGAATATTCCAGGAGTATAGATCAAATCTATCAGTTTGGTTTTAGCCACCCACTACAAATATAGAAAAGCATGGCCCCCGGTACACAAATTGTGAGGAAAGCGATGTTAATAAATCTCACAGTATCTCTACCCAGCCTTGTGCAAAAAGTGAAAATCCTGCCCCGAAATGCAACCTCATACAAGTAAAGTGCATGAGTGATACCGAGACAGGGGTCCGACATGCCCAAGGTGTGCTGCTAAAGACCATTTATTTCTGCATGACAGTCCCCCAAATCATTGGTGACCTGCAGGGTGTGCGTGTCACGTTCCCCGTTATTTTACTGCTGTCATTACTGACATATTCTTTATACGTGACCCATAGGAGCATAGGTGTAACTACTGGATTGTCGGCTGTAGCTCCCGTCTATCTGATGACTTGGTGTCACCGATTGTCCAGTGTGCATTGATCTTACACATGGCTTCTCAGAACACATAAGATATGACACGTTTCACTGTTCTCCGGATCCAGGAGAGCCCATGAAGCTGAGCCTGGAAGCTGAGGAAGTGGCCACCTTCTATGGGAAGATGCTGGATCACGAATACACCACAAAGGAGATTTTCCAGAAGAACTTCTTCACCGACTGGAAAACAGTGAGTCTCCTGTGACCGTCTAATATGCATATCCTGATATCTGTAGCCCAATTCAGGCTATAGGTGGGGGTTGTGCTGGTTATTGGCACCAGGAGAAGGAACCATGAACTTGCCTGGGATATCTGTAATGCAAGGACTCGCAGCATCCTCCATGCAGGACTCTGCGTGTTTCCTCATTGTGGCAGTATACCGGATGTGCCGCATAGAAAGTATATAGATAGGTTGGTGCACAGGTCCTGCAGCCCAGTCGGTAGTCTGTGGCCACCTTACTGACCCCTGTTGCCCCATCGGTAGTCTGTGGCCACCTTACTGACCCCTGCTGCCCCATCGGTAGTCCGTGGCCACCTTACTGACCCCTGCTGCCCCATTGGTAGTCTGTGGCCACCATACTGATCCCTGCGGACAGCGTCCTAACTGCTGGTGTCCTGGGTCCTTCTGATTAGTAGTCCTGTCATTCCACACTTGACGTTCGCTGGTCCGACTAATGAAAGTAGCCATTGATGATGGAAGGCGCTGGGATGTTCGCAGGCTCTAGTCCGGTGCCTGTGGACTATAATGTGTCTGCAGGACCAGCGTACAGCTGTAATATATACAACATTGCAGCTTGTTTTATAAAATATTTACTTTTTCCGGTTTTAGCAAATGAGCAAAGAAGAGAAGAAGACCATAAAGCAGCTGTACAAGTGCGACTTCTCCGAGATACACAAGTATTTCTACGATAAGAACGAGGCTCGGAAAGCTTTACCCAAAGAGGAGAAGCAGGTGAGGCCCACCGCTCTGTCTGCAGCTATGGGGTCCGCAGCTCAGGTCACCGTCTCTACACAAGGGGCATTTACCTGTCGCTCTCCTCATAAATCTCGGGACCAGTCCTGATCTCTTCTTATATAAGCCCGttagtttgctacaaacccatgctggctctggataattactgtattcttatccaagtacttgcacACAATTTGTTCACAGATCTTTATatataattcatctggaccaggagatgtaAATTATCTGTGTTCCCTCCCAATCTCTTggtttatggatagtgtggattcctttattcctttgatggcaccatgaagatcagttgatgttgcatttgctttcttagagatcACAGATGCAAAATAGTAATGAAAATGTTtggcttctcaacatcatttttggccacttcacccttgtcatcctgtaaaaatcctatcgcTTCTTtgccttttcttttgcttttgacaaacCCCCAAGATCCTTTTTTGCTgactttggtctcccttgcaagcctcacttcattactgctcTTCTAACTCTTGTGCTGCATTCCCTGCAGaccgcattatattcttctttagatttgCCCCTCTTTCCATCTGAtatacatttttttcctttttcacaagtgattaagttctgtgttcatccatcctggtctctttaaatgcttccaattcttctttCTTTTTGGGATTGTTGCCAATTCGTGAGAATTTCACTTAGCATAATCTCCATTCTTCTTGGACCTTTCCATACTTTGGAACATCCGACCATTGGACCTTTTTTCTGAGTTCATTCAAATCTGCCTGTGAGTCCTCGCTGGTCTTCCTCCTTTTGTAATGCAAAATTTGAGGATATTACGATcgatcgctgcctcctaaattcccagtcacctttacttcctcaaccatttcctccctgtcggtaagggtaccgtcacacactgccatttcgatcgctacgacggtacgattcgtgacgttccagcgatatcgttacgatatcgctgtgtctgacacgcagcagcgatcagggatcctgctgagaatcgtacgtcgtagcagatcgtttagaactttcttttgtcgctggatctcccgctggcatcgctagatcggtgtgtgtgacaccgatctagcgatgcgatctagcgatgcgttcgcttgtaaccagggtaaacatcgggttactaagcgcaggaccgcgcttagtaacccgatgtttaccctggttacaagcgtaaaactaaaaaaaaaacaaacagcacatacttacattctggtgtccgtcaggtcccttgccgtctgcttcccgcactgtgactgccggccgtaaagtgaaagcagagcacagcggtgacgtgtgctttcactttcactttacggccggcagtcagtgagtgcgggaagcagacggcaagggacctgacggacaccagaatgtaagtatgtgctgtttgtatttttttagttttacgcttgtaaccagggtaaacatcgggttactaagcgcggtcctgcgcttagtaacccgatgtttaccctggttacccgggtacctcggcatcgttggtcgctggagagctgtctgtgtgacagctccccagcgaccacactacgatttacctacgatcacggccaggtcatatcgctggtcgtgatcgtaggtaaatcgtatagtgtgacggtaccctaagaattaGGTCCatgattgcagatcctcttgttctctcttctaccttttgaaagataaagttgtcagctagAGAGGGTAAATACATTCTTATGTTATCAGACACGTCTTTGATTTTGGCACTAGAAGACCTCACACTTCTCCTGAGGTGATGTCTGGTCTGCAGACAGTGGCTTCTGATCCTCTCAGTAGGAATCCTCCACGACCACTTCTCTCATTTTCTTCTCCACCACGGCTCTTCTTTTTCTCCCTtcgcttctgattttttttttttttttttcctggagtgtTTTGTGGGCACAGCACTTTTTTGATGTACACCTTCATACTTGTCCTGCGTGAGAGGGACCACTATGAaaatgtgtatagagggtgtcgtTTCATGGGCAAAGAGCTGGGCGCTACGATCCGCTTACCTGTCATATATGATAGCTAAGTGTTTATTGTGGGAAAGCTCTGTATCTCCTTCACTACCGGAATATTTTTTCATTTCTTTCTTCCAGGAGACATAATTAACATTTCTTTACTTTTAAGTTGGGGGGAAAAGGAGGTGATTGTTCGGTATACAAGCTATCGGCATTCTGTTTTGCAGTATATAATATAATAACGATGTCCCATGAATCCTAGGAATATAAAGATGGTGGGAGCCTTCTGTAGGCCTCTGGCTGCTTTGGCAGTCCCTGCAGTTATATGTAGCTGAGGGGTAGAAGGACGGCAGAATGGTCGCATCTCGCGATCTCTCCACCTTAATCCTCCTGTCAGTGTCTGACAGCAGCGATGGGAGGTAGCGCTgatcgctgctgttagaggcaggtgctGTCTGTATAACACGGGTCCTGAGATTGCTCCATCTACCGACACTGTGACGGATGTATACGTCATTAAGCAGGAAGGAGTGATTatgtattattgttattattatacatttttatagcgctatttattccatggcgctttaatgtatttgtctattttGCCTCGTATTCACCTGTAAACATGAGCCGATAACAAGGCacatgagtacataaggagggaggaccctgcccgcgagtgcacagtctgcagggggtgggtgaggatacgctAGGAgacggtagggcaggttgtgcggcggttcagtaacttcaggatcactgcaggctgtaggcttgtcggaagaggtgggtcttcaggttctttttgaaggtttctatggtaggcgagagtctgatgtgttggggtagagagttccagagtatggggaagcacgggagaagtctttgatgcggttatgggaagaggagataaggggggagtagagaaggagatcttgagaggatcggaggttgcgtgtaggaaagtatcgggagaccatgtcacagatgtatggaggagacaggttgtggatggctttgtatgtcagtgtgagggttttgaactggagtctctgggcgataggaagccagtgaagggcttgacacaggggagaggccggggaatagcggggagacaggttgattagtcgggcagcagagtgtaggatggattggaggggtgtcggagtgctagaggggagtccagggagtaggaggttgcagtagtcgaggcgggagatgataagggcatgcactagtgtttttgcggtgttgcggtcaaggaaagcacggatccgggaaacatttttgagtttgagacgacaggaggaggcaagggcttggatatatggcttgaaagagagggcagagtcgaggatcaccccgaggcaccgggcgtgtgggactggggaaagtgagcagccattgacattgatggttaggtctggtggaggggtagagtgagatgggggaaagatgaggaattctgttttctccatgttcagttgtagaaagcgagcagaaaagaaggccgagataacacagtgtgggattttggtaagtaaggaggtgaggtcaggtccctataggtagatctgcgtgtcgtcagcatagagatgatactgcataccgtgggattctatgagctgtcccaggccgaaagtgtagatggagaagagtaggggtcctagaacagagccttgaggaacaccgactgacaaggggcgaagtgaggaggtggtgtgggggagggagacactgaatgtttggtctgttaggtatgatgagatccaggatatggccaagtctgtgatgccaagagatgagaggatctgtagcagtagGGAGTGGTCcatagtgtcgaaggcagaagacaggtccgggaggaggaggacagagtagtgtcgcttgctcctggcagttagtaggtcattggtgactttagttagggcagtttcagttgagtgatgggaacggaagcctgattgtaaccgatcaaagagggagcaggaggagaggtgggaggacagttcaagatggacgtgttgctccagcaatttggaggcatttggagaagagatatcgggcgatagctggacacagaggatgggtcgagggagggctttttgaggatgggtgtgatcttggcatgcttgaaggatgaggggaagacacctgttgtgagtgagaggttgaagaggtgcattaGGGTTGGGACGAAGACCATGGAAAGGCTAGGGATGAGGTGGGAGGGGATGTGGGTCGAGCATGCAGGTGGTGAGGTGATGCACAAAGACCCAGAAGCCACCAGAAACCGACATCAGATTTGTGGCCACGTGTATGTTTGCCGGCAGCGGTGGTGTCATCTTGGATGATTGCTTGTCTGGAGCTTTTGTAGCTGGATCTGTGTTGTCAGTCGTCTGAGGTCTAAATCATAAAGTTCTtatatttttctttaaatttttcaaGAAATTGAAAGAAGAGACAAATAAGATTCAGGAGGAGTATGGGTACTGCACCCTGGACGGGCATCGAGAGAAGATTGGAAACTTCAAGATTGAGCCTCCCGGACTGTTCCGAGGCCGAGGAGATCACCCCAAAATGGGAATGTTAAAGCTGCGGATAAGGCCGGAGGACGTCATCATAAACTGCAGCAAGTGAGTGACAGTTAGTCTGTTCTCGGCAGCCATTGCAAAACTACGGCTCCCAGCCTTCCTGTGAGGCTGTCTAGGCATGCTGGAACCTGTAGTTTTGCAAGTGACGAGCTAGAGGACTTATATTATACAGCTTAAAAAATGAGTGCGTCTCCTCTCATCACTACAGAGATGCCAAGATCCCAGAGCCTCCCCCCGGTCACAAGTGGAAGGAAGTGCGCTTCGACAACGCGGTCACCTGGCTGGCATCCTGGACGGAGAACATTCAGGGATCCATCAAGTACATTATGCTGAATCCAAGCTCCAAACTGAAGGTGAGAAACGCAGAATTTATCGTTGGTCTGTGCTGTAAATATTCCCTAATAATCACTCCCAGCAATCTGAATACTACGGCTCCGGAGCAGTCGCCTGCAGGTGCGGACCATGGACCTAAAATTCCTGGGGAGCCTGGGCACAGGAGATGAACCGTGCCAGCTGTAATATACTGCCAACATCCGCCTGCAATTGGCCAGCGGTGGAGGGTCGTGGCATTAAAGACAGCTGGGATTGGAAAAAAAAAGTAGCAACCTAAAAAAGACACACATTTGGTATGGCTGAAACCTTACCGACCGGCTATGTGCGCCTCGTGGTGAatgtgcattttaacccctttccgtcaGCCAATTTTAACCTtcgcatttcactttttcccctttctcccaagagccataacgttttatTTTCTCCATCGTCCTCCCTTGTATGAAGCTTGTCTCTTACAGTACAAGCCTGTAGTTTAGAAGGACACCATTCACTTTACTGTAGAAAAGAAATGGTGGAGAATAAAACCCCCCAAAACACAGttccaccattgttttttaggTTTCATTTTTATGGCATTTTGCAGTAACTATGACCTGGTGACGGGATTCTCCCGCACAGAACATAAGCAGTGATATCAAACCTGTaaggttttttttaatttctaagaggttaaaaaaataataatttgtcgCTATTTTCCATATTCCGTATTTGTCTTTTGTAAGCCGAACGATATGTATTATTGTACCATTTTTGGGCTATGTGCAATGGTTTAgctgcttttattttttttgttttttttcgggaGGAGTCGCAATGGcccaaaatttatttattttttttccacttgaTGTAGGAGTAGATTAAAGAGTCAAATTTATGGTCTGGGTTTCAGCTTCTGGTTGATGTACCTGACGGCCTGGCTCTGACCTAGAGTAATCAACCAGGGGGAGTCCTGggcagtaacaggtgtgggcatctCCTAGTGTCTCGTGCCCATGTATGATGCTGCAGACAGTTGTGGATGGGGGGAAATAGGcaaattttcttcttttttttttttttagttaaaagaaatttttttttttaagaatatctgaaatgttatataaaaaaaacaacaaacttatGCCACAAAAAACAAAATCTACAGTTGCGTCAACGGAAAAAGTCGCTGCTTTCAAAATGCAGTGATGTAAACCGTGTGCGTCTGTTGTCAGTGCCGTGTATGTAGATCCTTTATCTGCTGCAGGGGGAGAAGGACTGGCAGAAATACGAGACGGCGCGCCGCCTGAAGAGCGTGGTCACTCAGATCCGATCCCAGTATCGCCTGGACTGGAAATCCCGGGAGATGAAGAAGCGGCAGAGAGCGGTGGCGCTGTACTTCATTGATAAGGTACACTGCTAATATCCCGTGCCATTTTTTTATGTCCCTTTGTTATTTTATTAATCTGTGACTTGTGAGTTATTAAATGTATGAAGATGGGGTGACCGTTATCTTCCCTCCACAGCTGGCCCTTAGAGCGGGCAACGAGAAGGAGGAGGGCGAGACTGCGGACACGGTGGGCTGCTGCTCCCTGAGGGTGGAGCACATCCAGCTGTACCCGGAGATGGACGGCCAGCACTACGTGGTGGAGTTTGACTTCTTGGGAAAAGATTCAATCCGATATTACAACAAGGTCCCCGTGGAGAAGGAGGTAACGGCCGGACCCGCTCGTGTTGTCTTCTAGATGTGTGCAGCCCTAGGCCTCATCCTGCCGGAACTTAGGTTTTATCACGTTCTCATTATACTTTGTATGtcaagatctccgcttgctgtgAGAAGCTTCCTCGTGTCGCCCTGTACTGGTCCAAATCTTCTCACAGCGGAGGGTTTACTGCAGACCATTCTCTGATGGGCGAGTTTCCTCACCTGCCAGTGTATCGGCCTAGACAGTCCTTTGTGATCTACACTGACACATTGTCGCAGGCTTTCCGCTGTGAAAAGGTCTCTACATCCAGTGACTAAAAGCCATGTAAGCATTGTTCCAATTCGCTGGCAGCTTCAGGGATCTTGGAAACAAAGACAAGTGGTAGCACAAAGTATGGCAGAAAGTGACCGAAATAATTAGGATTTACATTGAACCCTTCACTGGTTGTTGGCCGCATCCGGTCTCTGTGCAGATGTTGGACACGAGTCTGACGTAAATCTCTTTTCAGGTGTTCAAGAACCTGAAGCGTTTTATGGAGAATAAGAACCCGGATGACGACCTGTTTGATAGACTGAACGTGAGTATATGTCGTGTTCACACACGGAAGGCGAGACCTGCAGCAGTGTCTGTGTGGCCGACAACTGGACTCAGCCGAGTCGTGCATATGTTGTCAGCCGGAAGAGGGTCACCAGCTGCTGCCGCTCTCGTCTTCTCCCTTTTTCTGGCTTTCTCTGCACCCCATCCATGTTCTTTCAGGCTCCTGCTTCTCTCCTCGCCCCCTTTTCTGGTCACCTCTTTTTCCGCTCTCCCCCACCGGCCGGCCTCTTGCATTCCCCCCACCAGAAGAGATCCTTTATTCAGCTATAAACATAAAACATGTCTTTTCCCGCAGACCTCCAATCTAAACAAACACCTCCAAGACCTGATGGACGGACTGACAGCAAAAGTGTTCAGGACGTACAACGCCTCCATTACCCTCCAGGACCAGCTGAAGGCGCTCACGAACGGTACGTGCCCACAGGTAGTCTATAACCCCGCCAGGTCATGTAATCGGGGGTTTCTCTTGAGAGGTTTAAGATTTGCTTTCCATCATGGCgttgataaaaaaaaatttcagCCACCACTATACAATATAAGAAACCAGAATAATCCGTAAAGCAATGTTTTTCTCTTCTATATTCTGCAGTATAGAATAAAAATATCACATACTGTCCTCCCACCTCATCAGCGCTGCTGCACTGACTGCGGGGCTTGTGTGACACATTATTATGATGCTAGGCAATCACTGCAGCCAGTGTCACACGAGCCCCGGCATCACTGGAATGGCATCGGTGCGGGGGAGCAGTATGTCTTCTATTTTACGCTGGGAATAGAATATAATTGTAGTAGACAACCCTTAATGGGAGGAAAGAGATGAGTCCGGTGCCTTCTGCATGTAACTGTGATTCTGCTCAGACAGACAGGACTTGATCCATTGTCTTGTTTCACTCTCCAGAGGAAGACAACGTCGCAGCCAAGATCCTGTCCTACAACCGCGCAAATCGAGCCGTCGCGCTTCTGTGTAACCATCAGAGGGCGCTACCGAAGACCTTTGAAAAATCCATGCAAAATCTACAGGCCAAGGTACAAAAAAGATGTGTGATCCGGAGGGGCCTGTCTGCGGGGAACCGGTCCTATCACCCGAGACCTGATATCACATCCTGCCTTACCCTGCACTAATCATTCTAGATTGACGCAAAGGAGCTGCAAGTAAAAGAGGCAAAGAAGGAGCTGAAGAAAGCGAAAGCCGACCACAAGGCAAAGAATCTCGACCGCACCAAAAAGTAAGGGCTGAGCTCAACTTTCTGCTCCTCAACGGACCTCATAttctctagtcacatccaaagctggttAGTGCCTTTGTACTGACAGTAGTAAGGACTTCTATTGCAGCTCTGGATGGAACTGAAGTATTAGACTacagaattgtgattgcagctctggatagGACTGGAGTAAAATACTACTTAAAATTGAGATTGCAGCTCCGTATGTGACAGGAGTATAAAACTGCAGAATCGTGAATGCCACTCTGGATGTGACtaaaattttatatattttgcGCTGAGATGGGATTATTTTTCCCCAGGGAGatggagaagaagaagaagcaacgcgagaggctggaggagcagctcatgaaactgaagcttcaggcaaccgaCAAGGAGGAGAACAAGCAGGTTGCTCTGGGCACGTCCAAGCTTAACTATCTGGACCCGAGGATTACTGTGGCCTGGTAAGTCCATGCGGTGCCTAGCATCGTACGCACTTGCACCTCCATATGTGACTCGTCCAGCGCCACTCTGGTCTGTGTGGTTGTGTGtggtattacagctcagccccATATATGTGATGTAATGGGCAGAAGTCGACGATGAAGTGGGCTGATCTTTGTCACCCATACAAAGTAAGTAATTGATAGGTTCTTATGTGACACTGGGGTCCACCATCCCCATCTCCACAGAGTGCATTACCGGAGAATGGCCACTATGGTGTATGGCGTTGTGCCACTTCGACTCTCTCCATTGTATATCTGGGGTCCACAGCACCAGGTATTAGCAGATCATCGGGGGTCCCAGGTGTCTGATCCCCACTTATCCCAAGGCAAGGCCATTTATATATCCGTcataaacaacccctttaagagctaATTAACCCACGATTAACCTGTTGGATGTATGTAATTTACCTTGTACCACGACTGTGGCTGCCGTGAGTCATTACACCACATCGCACCTTTTCCGTCCTCTGCAGGTGTAAGAAGTACGGCGTGCCCATCGAGAAGATTTACAACAAGACGCAGAGAGAGAAGTTTGCCTGGGCCATCGACATGACCAATGAGGACTTCGAGTTTTAGCGTCCTGCCTGCTGGATAAGCTACGTCACACTTCCCGTATTAGAGGATTATCACCCAGTTTTCCCAGGAGCAGATAGGACTGCTTTACATGCTGGCATAAGAGGAAGATGCGAGGGTTTCTGATCATGGGGGATCATTTGTAGATCTCTTGGATCTCAGGGATttccaagtctttttttttttttttatactcacaTTCTACGTTTTCTGCAGAAGTGAGAATCCATTTGTTTATTATGCAGATGAAATCTTAATATGTTTTTGTGCCGACGGCCATTGctttaatttatttctgttctttaTTTTGTTCTCTCTGTGCTGTGGGCAAATACAATGAATATATTTGTGTATTTCTTaatttttcatccattttttgcgtcTGGTAATGGTCTAAGAATCAAGGTGATGCCTCCGACTACCTACAGGATATTAAGTGGTCTTAACCCTTTAATGACAAATGACATATATGTACATCGTAGGTCATGTCACGtcatcttggcacacaaaaaata
This window contains:
- the TOP1MT gene encoding DNA topoisomerase I, mitochondrial isoform X3, encoding MLSNGCRLRLALGPCCTLPPGWRLLTVTTLPVRSRKPAVRPWWEEKNYEDGVKWKFLEHRGPYFAPGYEPLPDDVRFLYDGEPMKLSLEAEEVATFYGKMLDHEYTTKEIFQKNFFTDWKTQMSKEEKKTIKQLYKCDFSEIHKYFYDKNEARKALPKEEKQKLKEETNKIQEEYGYCTLDGHREKIGNFKIEPPGLFRGRGDHPKMGMLKLRIRPEDVIINCSKDAKIPEPPPGHKWKEVRFDNAVTWLASWTENIQGSIKYIMLNPSSKLKGEKDWQKYETARRLKSVVTQIRSQYRLDWKSREMKKRQRAVALYFIDKLALRAGNEKEEGETADTVGCCSLRVEHIQLYPEMDGQHYVVEFDFLGKDSIRYYNKVPVEKEVFKNLKRFMENKNPDDDLFDRLNTSNLNKHLQDLMDGLTAKVFRTYNASITLQDQLKALTNEEDNVAAKILSYNRANRAVALLCNHQRALPKTFEKSMQNLQAKIDAKELQVKEAKKELKKAKADHKAKNLDRTKKEMEKKKKQRERLEEQLMKLKLQATDKEENKQVALGTSKLNYLDPRITVAWCKKYGVPIEKIYNKTQREKFAWAIDMTNEDFEF
- the TOP1MT gene encoding DNA topoisomerase I, mitochondrial isoform X2, which produces MEVEQAASSEKLIQENFVSCTSEQFLDSARNSECAMKTHHPAEEDGLPVTTSSIDENHNVLQEESENRQSDISENEPDKEQALASSRISEHKSDAQQLHHLPDDLPVESINGEKDHEDLPKDHRDQAGESRSSRISEHKSDAQQLHHIPDDLPVESTNGENDHKDLPKDHGDYTGESRSSGISENNSGTKALKEKENRAEKMGHVSKKRDQHGRADKKLKEHNEEVKKKDHHERKDKADHEKSKAREKVKGKVKKTEDKDEDQKTRSDIPKKIKTEEKVKGKVKETEDKDEDQKTKGDVPKKSKTEEKVKGKVKETEDKDEDQKTKSDVPKKSKTEEKVKGKVKETKDKDRDQKTRSDVPKKSKQNDEKHKDSSKSKEGRSGKSKQEHQVKKETRDTEAPPKENGSVLKMTLVDLDLFEDKKQKSKSKSRDKKGSDEKQDKQKKGDDKDSKRQSECEREETKGIKREVEESQKEEDSKAGHKKAKQDPEKDQTTQKEEKGKTRSKKRKNVDEEDETKAKKTKEEDSKWKWWEEKNYEDGVKWKFLEHRGPYFAPGYEPLPDDVRFLYDGEPMKLSLEAEEVATFYGKMLDHEYTTKEIFQKNFFTDWKTQMSKEEKKTIKQLYKCDFSEIHKYFYDKNEARKALPKEEKQKLKEETNKIQEEYGYCTLDGHREKIGNFKIEPPGLFRGRGDHPKMGMLKLRIRPEDVIINCSKDAKIPEPPPGHKWKEVRFDNAVTWLASWTENIQGSIKYIMLNPSSKLKGEKDWQKYETARRLKSVVTQIRSQYRLDWKSREMKKRQRAVALYFIDKLALRAGNEKEEGETADTVGCCSLRVEHIQLYPEMDGQHYVVEFDFLGKDSIRYYNKVPVEKEVFKNLKRFMENKNPDDDLFDRLNTSNLNKHLQDLMDGLTAKVFRTYNASITLQDQLKALTNEEDNVAAKILSYNRANRAVALLCNHQRALPKTFEKSMQNLQAKIDAKELQVKEAKKELKKAKADHKAKNLDRTKKEMEKKKKQRERLEEQLMKLKLQATDKEENKQVALGTSKLNYLDPRITVAWCKKYGVPIEKIYNKTQREKFAWAIDMTNEDFEF